The genomic DNA GTTTATTAGTAACGTCTGCCCCTTTTCTTGAAATTGCTTTCTCCAAGGTTCCATCCCTATATTGCAAAGCAACAGCACAACCATCAATTTTCGGTTCTATTAATAATTTGGTATCTACTAATAATCCTTTCAAAAATTCATCTATTGAATCCTTTTCTAATGAAGGTAAAACTAGTTTATTTTTCTTTATAAAGTAATCACAATTAGGGTTAGTTCTTAATAAATTTTTTTCAAGTTGGTCGAACTGCTTATCAGAGATTAAAGCATTACCATTTCTATAATTATCGTCATACCATTCAATTCGTTTTTCTAGATAAGTCTTCATTTAATACGATGGCTTAAGTTTTTGGCTAGGTATCCAACTTGGTTTATCTATAATCCATTTTTCTCTATCTTCATATTTAACAGTCCATAAAAGAAATGAAGAAATTTCTTTTAGAGTTATGCCAACCAAATATCTTGTTTTTGGACTTATTAATATAAATCCAAATAATAATATTAATAAAATAAGTTTAAGCATACCTTTAATCATTTAAAAACTCAGCGTAATTTTTGCGAACTTTTTAATTAATGCAATTCTTATAACCTTCAATCTTTGCTAGTTCATCAATATTCAAACCTGCTTCTTTTAGTAAAGTTTCTCGTATATCGTCCTTATTAAATTTAGTTAAAGCTCCTTTAGTAGAGTACTTAATACATTGGTTTTTGTATTTTGCTTCTTTGACAACAGGAAATAAATAAAAACCAAACAAGATAATGAAAGCTCCATAGGTTAGAACTTTTCTGTGGTTTTTCCACCATTCATAAAATTTATTGGACACGAAAAATAAATCACTATTTTCTATTTTAAATTGACTGTCAACAAATTACTTTAGAAATTTAAGGATTGCTTAATTTATTTTTTTTTAATTAATAGATTTAACCCAAGCATAATATCTTGATTTTCTAATCCTTTGCTCTTTCGAGACTAATCTATCCGCTGATTCTAGGGGTGATTCTCCTTTCTCAACTTTTGTTGTAATAGAAATACCAAAACCTTTTGCTTCAATTTTTGCAATGCCGCCCTCTAAAAAAAATAAAAAAGACCAACCTTTGTTCCATCCTAAATAGAAGGGATTTCGATACATTGCATTCTTTTGGAGATACTATTTCAATGGTATTTTCCTTTTCAAGGAGTTACTTGTATTCACTATTACCAAATAAGAAGTTTACGACTGATTATTTCTGGAAAGTAATTTTAGTATTTAAATAATTACAAGAGGAATACTTGACGTCTTCGAGTAGTACATTTATATTAATAGTACAACTGTATTGTATTCATGACTTCAGGAGTCGCTAATGTTCGGACTTATTTTTATCGTGGCAGCCTTATTGACCCCCCAACTGGCTGGTTATTTAACAAAAAAAGTGGTTTATTAATTTTTTTTGAGAGTTATAAGAAATCTCTATCTAATAACTTAAAAGTATATACTCATCTTTTCTATGCAAATGAATTAGGTGAACCAGCCCAAATTAAAAATTCAAGACTTCATTCTATTGAGTGTGCTTGTGAAACATGGAATGAATTAATTTCAGGAGGTTGGCAAATTGTTACTAATAAATTCCAGTAAACATGATCAAGGTAAATCCATCAAAATGGGAATATCTAAAAGAATCTACTCTAAAACGAAAACGAACGAAGATTTGCATTACTTGCAATCACTTTCGCTACAGCACTACAGAAACTTTTGCTACTATCTTGATCTGTCCAAAATACGAAAAACGCATACCACAGGGTGATCATTTACTTAAAGGTTGCGAGTATTGGCAAAAAAATAGGACGATATTGTCTCCTGAAGCATCCTAATTATTCTCTACTTAAACTTCTCTAGGTAGAGATATTTAATTATGTAAACAAAGCATTATTTTATACAACTTAAAAATTTTTTTTTAAGTAATTTTGGAATATGATTCAGCTCTATTTTTCCATATTTTTATTAGTTGTGCTTACATTTTTTGCACTTTTATTAGATGCACCAGAATTGGCTTCTTTAATTCAAACATTTTAGAAAATCATAAATCAGCATTTTTACTGATTTACGTTCTTTATAAGTAAGTCGTAGGTTTAACTTGTTGAATAGGAGGGATCTAATGATTGACAGTCCACCAGAGGAGTTAAATTATAAAATTTAAATCTAGATAAAACTTAAGCTAAATCTGGAATGGATCTTCTATTTGAGATTCATTCCTTTTTAATTTTTTTCTAAAAAAGTGTAAATTATAAAAATTAAATTTTAAATTAAAAAATCTGTTCATATTAAAATGATTTGATGCCTAAGACTTTTCTTAGAAAGTGGCTAACATTACCTGAATCCAAAGCCATTTTTTTGTTTTTCCTTTTCTTCCCATTCATTCATAATTAGTTTTAGTAAACTTCTTATTTCTAAATTCGAAGCATCTGTATCTTTTTGAAGTTTTATACAAATATTTTTAATTTCCTCAAAGGAATTATCGATTAGTATTGTTTTTTGGTCTGGATTAGCCATTGAATTTTATAAAGCTCCATTACAGTTAAAACCACTGCAGTTAATGATACTAAAAATGTTCATTATGAAATTATGAAATCTCTCATCAAAAAAAAATGCCCAAGTCGTAAAAATTGCAAAACTAGAAACAGCAAAAGCAGCATATTGTAGCCAATGTATTCCGTAGCTGTCTATTCCATTTTTATCAAAATTAGATTTACTCAAAAGTTTTATTCTTATAATAAAAATTTTTTTTTTAAAAGGAGAGTTTGTTTTGAACGAAAGACTTATTTCATCTTCCATCTTTGATATATTGTTCTTAAATAAATCCCGGAATTATCCAACCAAAAAAACCGTAGTTAATAATTAAAGCTAAAAAACCAATCATAGCTAATCTGCCATTTGTTATTTCGGCATTTTTCCAAAATTTACCCATATAGTTTGTGATTTTTTTCGATTTTTTATCTATCAAATAATTTGGTTCTAAAGGTTCCTGTAACCTTTTGATAGTGTATAAAGAGAATTGGATTGTAATTGCGATGATAACAACTATAAAACTAGTAAGAGCATCCATGTTTTAATTTCATTTGTGATCAATAACTATCCAAAAAGTAAATGACGTTTGTATGTATCAAACATTTCCTTATTTCTGCTTGTTTGACAGAGGAAAACCTTAACTTGAATTATTAACTAATGTAACATATTTAAAAAAAATTAGTATGAATTCTTACTATTTCTTTGGAATTCACATTTTTATAGCCTTTAATGTTACATTTATGTATCTGTTATACTTAAGGATTAGTCATAACTGAATTAAAAAATTAGTTTCAAAGTCTTATTTATCCAAGCTAGATGGACTATTGAAAATTTTTTTAATAGGAATATATTTTCAATATTATTTATTTAAATTAATTTTTTTTAGCTAGAAATTATTACTTTTGTTTAATTTCTGGAAGGTAAAATTTATTCCCTAGTGTATAACCAATTGACATGAGTACGAACCCAATAAGTTGAGGTAAATGAGAATTTGCTAGAGAGATTTTTTCAATCATTTCTCAATCCATAAAACATCATAATAATAAAAAAATTTTAATTATGTAAATTTATTTTTTTTTGATTCTTTAATTTCTCCAGATTTTTTTAGTGAATTAACAAGTCTTTCTTTTTCTGTTTTTAAATTTTCTAATGCAGATTTTGTGAATTGTTCTTTAGCCTCAAATTTTGCTGAACTTATAACTTTTTTATTAGGAAGTTTTTTCTTCGGTTCTGGCTTCATATTAAAAAAACTTTTTAAAAATTTTAGAAGTTATTTTTTTTGTATTAGGTATTATTTTTTACAGTTTTCTGGTTAATAATAATTGTTTACATAAACAAATTAATCTTTATCTTTTGGGAGCCTTAACCATCCAGTAGTCCATTCTGATTTTAGTTTTGCCCATGAGATTCTTTTAATATCTTTTTTATTTTTGGTAGGAAAAATATCAACCCATCTATCTTCATTTTTACCACCATAAGCTTTAACTTGAAAATGCCTATTACCATTAATAGTTTTTGGTGATGTCCAACAAAGAGTAGGAGGCCATTTCATGAGAAGTTTTTAAAAGTTAAAAAAACTAAAGGTTGCTTTGCCCAGTCAAAACTAAACTGTAATATGCGATCATACCAAGGATAAGTACAATATCTAGTATTCTGATGAGCATGCTTTATTATTTTAAATTCAAATTTTATTAAAGAAGTTTTATAAATTTGAGTTGAAGATTTAATATTTTCTAATTTTTCTTTTTGTTATTTCTAACTATCGAGTGGCAAGATTCAGGATGGTATTCATTCTGAATCTTGCCAATGAAATCATAAATAAATGAATCGGGACATCCAGTTTCTTTTTGAAGTTCCGAAAGTTCTTCTTTAATGAATTCATATACACTCGTTATTACCCCTAAATTTTCTTCTTGGGAGGGAGCCCATTTTTTATTCTCCATTAATAATTTTTAAATTATTTTCCACAATATCGTAATAGGTTATGTCTCCATAATCAGCATCTGAACAACATAAATCTCCATATAGTTCCTCTAACAAATCGTACGCATCTGAATACTTATCAAAACTTTGAGCTGTTAATTCGTCATCTTTCCCATCAATTCTAATTATTTTGTAGGTCATATTTTACTTAGATGCAAAAAGTATTTTTGATTCATTAGATCATCTTAAAATAAAAATCTTATTTAGGAGTATTAGTTGGGTAAAGCTTCTGAATTTTATTTTTCTGAATTTCTATTTTTCTTCTTTCATATTTTTTTTCCATTATTTTTCTGATAAATAATTGTGGGATAAGCCAAACTAACGCAATAGCTATGGCCATGAAAGCAGGATTTCTCCACGTTAACCTAATAATCTGCTGTATAAATTCTTGATTGAAAATTTCCATTTATTAAATTTTGATGATAAAAATATCTTTGCTTTCTTTTATAAAATCTTTTAAAGTTCTTTAACCATAATAACCTTAAAAAATCTAATAAGGAATTTTATAAATTTTTTCTTTTTCTCGTTCGTTTTCTTTTATATTTGGGTTTAGATTAATTTTTTATTTTTTAATTTAGAGATGTCTACTTATCTAATTACAGGATCAAATAGGGGTATTGGATTAGAACTATGTAGGCAAATTCATAAGAGGGGAGATAATGTAATTGCAACGTGTAGGAAAGCTTCAAAAGAACTTAGAGATTTAGGTGTGAGAATTGAAGAGAATATAGAAATTTCTTCTAATGAGTCGATAACAAATTTGTGTAAAAAACTATCTGGAGTTAATTTAGATTGCTTAATTCATAATGCAGGAATTTATGAATTTAATTCTTTCGAAAACTTAGATAAAAAAAGTATTTTGCGGCAATTTGAAGTTAATGCATTGAGCCCAATATGTATGACCCAATCACTTAAACACCTTTTAAAAAGATCTTCTAAAGTTGCTTTTATCACAAGTAGAATGGGATCTATTGAAGATAATTCATCTGGAAGTTCTTATGGTTACAGGATGTCTAAGGTAGCCTTGTCAATGGCAGCAAAATCACTTTCCATAGATTTATCAAGAGAAGATATTTATGTAGCTATTTTGCATCCTGGGTTAGTGTGTACAAGAATGACTGGCTTTACACGAAATGGAATTAGTCCTGAAGAATCAGCAAATGGCCTTTTAAAACGTGTAGATTCTTTAAATAAAAATAACTCGGGTACTTTTTGGCATGCCAACGGAGAAGTTTTGCCTTGGTAAAATCTATATTTTTATTTTTAAAAGATTTATATCGTTAATTTGTTAAAAAACTTTTAAATTTTTAACGAATTTCTTTCCTTGTTTAATTCTTTTAGTTATGTTTAGAAAAATATTAGTAAAGGAGGTGATTCATTGTCGTATCTACCGAAAAATGCGGTTATCAAAGGGACCGTGAATTCAGTATCTTCATCACATTCATCGGTCTCTTTTTCTTTAATTAAGAAAAAAGGTTTTATCATCAATAGATTTATATAAATAAATCATTTAATAATCAAAAGCTCTGCATCTCCAGTAGTTGCAGAGTTTTTTTATGAATTAAAATGGTCTTTCAAAATGTTCCCTATCTTTTTTGACCGAAGTAAATTAGTGCCAAAAAAGATAAAGTACTTACCAAAGCGATTAAGTACCATCCAGTTGAGGAGTTGCTAGTTACTTCGGTCATTTATTTGGATTTATCGGAGGAATTGATTATTTGAGTGAAAATCACAATTGATATCATTAAAAAAACTAAAAGTATGTAAGTTAGGTTCATTTATAGAAAAATGCTAATTATCAAAAAGATTATTCCTAGAACTACCGTAACAATTGCTCCATCAACTAATAGGTCTTTCCATGTATAACTTTTAAGCATCCTTTCTTTATCTTCTTCACTCATAAGGTTTTTTAACCACGTCCAATCTAAAAGCTGTGTCAATGCAACACCAAAAATTAAATGACCAATCAAAATACCAATTAGATCAATTCTAGAAATATCTTTAGTGAGACTTGTAATAATAAAAAAGTCCACTAACTTTTTTCTTTTTTAGATAAGGCTCCACCTTCTTCTTTGTATTTTTCCCAGGCTTCACTTATTTTTGCTTTAGAGAAGGTTTGTTTCCCCTCAGAGAATTTATTTTTGAGATTATTAAAACTATTTGTCAGCTCTTTTTTTGTTGGTTCATCAAGAAAGTTTGATGTTAATTTCCACAAGTACCAGCTACTAGCTAGTAGAAGAATTAATCCCAGTAATTGCATATTGGTTTTTTACTATGCTACAACTTTTTAAATGGTTTCGATAAATAAATTTATTTAATACCTTAATAATTTTTTTTGAGACTAATAAAAAATTAAAATTTTAACCAGTGGAAAAATATTCTATCCAGAAACCAAATAGTTAATCCCCCTTCTAAGAAAGCTAGCCAGTACATACCATAATCTGAAAACCCCATTTGTTCTTTGACTGTCTTAATTAATTTTTTATGAGCTTGAATGAGATCTTTCATTAATAAATAAAATTGTTTTAAAGCTGCTGAATTTCTTGAACTAAAAAACCCTTCCCATAGCAAGATAGACACGTTTTAGTCTCATCTAATGAAATTCTCAGAAAACCTGCTCCTTTACATCTGAAGCAATTTACTTTAGAAGTTGAGTAAAGTTTTGACTTGATTTTAGCAGCACGGTTTAAATAGGAAACAGTTTCTTTACGACCGTTTGCTTTGGCAGCTTTGTTTAAAAGCTTTTTGTAGTTGACTTTAAGTTCTTGAGTATTCATCTTTAAACTGAAACTAGTTTCCAAATATAGGTAAAAGAAGCAATAAATAATTAAAATAAGCCCTATGAATTTACCGTTTATATTTCTAATCTGATCTCATATTGAGATTAAATTAATATAACGGATATTTTTTTTTAATGTTTATTGGGGAGTACTATTTTTTTTATTTTTAACAGAAAATTTATATTTAATGAACTAATATTAAATCTTAAAAAGATGATTAATTGTTGTATTTAGCAGAACAAATTTTAAATAAAAGAGATTTATTGTAAAAATATCATTTTGGTAAACCAGGAGATTATCCAGCCTTTTTAAGACTTTTAACTAAAAAATCATTCTCGTTAGTAAGTAAATCAAACTTTGATTTCTTAAGTTTTTCTTTGATTTCAGTAGTCGGATTTTTTTTAAATTTGTTGTTATTCATAAATTTAAAAATCAATCTAAAAAAATGACAAAAACAATCCTACTTATCATTAAAACAAAATGTGGCTATATTTTTTAAAAAAGAGAAAATATTTTATTTTGCACATAGAAGATTTAATTTAATCAACATATTGTGGAAAACCCTGTTGAAAAACACTAAAAAAGTGGATAACTCTCGGGGAGCATGATCAAAACAAGCTTTTCTGGAATACTTTTTAAGTATTAATACTTCATCAAGAAAAGTTTAAATATAGTTTAAAATGCACCAAAACCTATTGTCATAACTGTGGGATCATTACTTTTATATTTATAAAAAGGATTTTATCTAGAAACTAGTGTTGAGAAAAAAATAATAAATTTATTTTTGAATGATGTATCAAATTGACAAATAAAGTTAAGAAAAATAAAAGGAAACTTGAATTTTTGAAAATTTGTCTCACCTGTTTAAATTAAGTCTTGATTCGGTTTTCTCTATGGCAACACTTCCCAAATAAGATTAATCAAATAGGTTTGTATGAGTTAAAAATTTAACATGACAGAAGAAAAAAAGGATTCAAAAAAATGTTCTGGAAAGAAAAACATTATGTTTGCCTATGGTTTTATACAACTTGGTTCTAGTTTTGTATCTGCAATAGCTTTAGCTGCGATTGCTTTTGGATTCTGTTCAGTAAAAAAAGAGTCTAAACTTTTTAATAAATGTGTTGCCGAAATTATTGAAGATGGTGGTACTAATTCAGAGGCGGTAAGGTATTGCAATGGTGGCAATTAAAATTCTCTCACAGAAAAATAAATGGATTCGACAAGTGATTTGATTATCGACTCTTTAAAAGAGGAGCCAATTGGAGAAACTGATCACTTTATTTGGTTCATAACAGATATTGGTATCGCCGCCCTATTTAAAAGAGAGCAAAAATATGAAATTTATAGTTCAAATGTCGAAATTGAGGCAAACAAAATTGCTCTGGATATAACTAAGGAAGAAAAAGAGTACCTCAAAATAAAAGAGAAACAGCTTTTCTTGTTTTATTCATGATCTAGGATTTAATTCTTGATTTAGTAAGATGGCTCAAGATTAAAGGCCGGCTCCATAATATTGTTTTCACTAATTAATTCGTAGGTTAGCTCTTTATTTAGGGCATTTATATAAGATGTATAAAGTTTTCCCCAAACAAATTCAAATTCATCTTTACTTAAATTCTTGAAAAGAATTTCTCCTTTGAAGTAAATGTGATAAGAATCATTCATCATGGAAAGTAAATCTTATCCTTTTTAACGCAGTGATATATGTATGTAGTATTATGTGCTACTAAAGAGAAATTTAAATTTAGAACTTAGAAATACTTTTAGACTATCCGTGTATTCATTTTTTGTTTTTTGAATAATCCGACTGTCTCATCAAGATCCATACACGGCTGAATACTTATATCCATTAACCTTCTCCAGGGATGCCATTGCTTCCATATTGTTTCAAGAGAATCGGCACTCACTACAGAATGTCCAATCCCATTTTGAACCATAAAAATCCATGAATGAACCTCATAGTTTTCAGGTCGGTTTTGGGGACCACCTGATTCATACCAATTAATTAGCATTTCTGCCCCTTCTTCTTGATCCTCACCATCTGTAAATTCGTAGGAAATCAAATACCTTTGCATATAGATTATTATTAAAATCTCTAAACTATTTTAACTCTAGATTTTGATATTGCCTCCCAATTTAATTAATGCTATGAAGTTTATAGAAGTGATTGTTTTAAATGACAGAAAGACTTGGGAAAATTAAAAAAAATATTTTGACTAATTTATCATTTATAAATAAGACAATCTCGAAGTATTTTCAAAATCATGATCTGTTCGTATAGCTTCAGTTAACAGATAAAATTTGATACTTTTTAAAATACCTTAAATTAGTTACCATATTTGTATTGTATAGATACCAATGATAAATAAAAAGGATCTAAGGGATCCAATTGATAATTTAGAGTATGAAAAAGTTCTAGAAGAAGAAATAATTAATTCGTACGAAAGTAAATTTCAGAAAGATACTGAAGGAAATAGTAAAAAGATTAAATTTTACAGACTTAAAAGAACTCCATTAGAAGTATTAAATAGGTTATTTTTCTTTTTCTTTATTGGAAGTTTTCTTTTCTCTTTGTTTTTAGCTTATTCAGAGAGTAAGTTATGGTTCGTATTTTATGTAATAAGTGCATTATCTTGTGTTTCTTATACCCCTAATAGAAAAGCACTTAAAGAATTAATAGCAGCTTGGCCAAATATAGAGGATCTCATTAAAGGGAGGAGTTTGTGGAAAAAAGGCAAGTAAAAAGATTATGAAACCGTTAAATTCATTTAAAAAGTGGTTATTAAATATTCTTGTGCCATACATTGAGGGCACCAACAAGAAAAAAGAGGATAGAAAATGAGTCTAATAAAGATTGGAATTATTGTTGAAATATTTTTGTTCGTAGGAGTTTTTTTTTGGGTTAGGAAACTAACTAGTAAAAAAGATAGGCAACCATATCTATCAAAAAAAACAATTAAAAATCTCAAATTTTAGAATTTTGATCACAAAATAAGGAATCTTTGTAAAGAGATCAAATTTATTGGAAAATTCTTCACTTTTTTCCTCTCACTTTGTGTCCGAAATCGGTTAGAACATCTATATCGTTTTTAAAAATATGGTTTCCTCCATTCAAGGTCTTGCTCCAATAACTAATCCATTAAATAGTGTCTTAATAGAAAAGAAACTAATAAATGTTGATCAAAAGTTCATTCAACTTGTTTCTCTGGCAGAAGGATTACCTCGTACAGAAGTCATTGAGAGTGGGAGGAATTATTGGAGAGGTGTTTGTAGGAGCTTAATTTTTAGATTTCCTGATGACCTTGAAATTTTAAAGCTTGATGTAAGAAGTTATGTAGATAGATCAAAAGGAATTATTCAGATAAGATCTGCAGCAAGATTAGGGCAATCAGATTTAGGTGTAAATCTTAGAAGAGTGGAATACTTGTTTAATCAATTAGAGAAATTTTAATTAATCTATTTTTTATAAATTTAAGGTTCTTTTTACTAAATAGTTGTGCTTTAATTCATAAGAATATTTGAATTGCCATGGTAAAAATAATCTTAGTTGGAATTATTGTCGCGCTTGTATATTCTCAACCTGACCTTCGTCTTACAGTTGCTGATTGGTTAAAAGCAGCTTCTGATTTTCTTATTGAATCGGTACAAGTAAAACCTTAAATTAATTCTTAATGAAGCATTAAAAAAGACCTGAGATAGTAATCATTTGTTTAATGCATATAGCTAAGAAAATAAATATTATTATCCTGCTTAATATGTATTTCACTTAAACAAATAAATAGTTTTAAGAACATAATAGAAAAAATTTTTTGAAATTTTTGAATAGTTAACGATAATAAGGGATATGAAGCTTAGATTATTTGAGTTCTATTTTATTAAAGACTATTTGAGGCCTTGGTTTGGTCTTATTTATTCTTTATTCTTTCTGTTTTTTTTAGGTGCAATTGGCTATCGAATAACAGAGGGATGGGAATGGAGTGATTGCTTATGGATGGTTCTGATCACAATAACCACAATTGGTTTTGGAGAAGTTCAACCTTTAAGTCCTGAAGGCAGGATCGTAACTGTTTTAATAATTGTTGGCGGATTGATCTTTATTCAATTTACTTTTCAAAAAGCTGTAAGATTATTCGAATCCGGCTATTTTCAAAGAGTAAACGAATTACGTTTTAAAAGAATTCTTAGAAAAATGGAAAATCATGTAATTTTGTGCGGGTATGGGAGAGTAGGTCAGGAAATATCTAACCAAATAAAAACACAAAATATTCCTATTATCGTTGTTGAGAGTGACGAAGATAGAAAAAAGATTGCTGAAGAAAATGGTTTAGAAGTGCTTTGTGCTGATGCGACTCTTGATGAGACTTTAAAATTGGCAGGATTAGAAAAATGCAAAAGTTTGGTTGTTACCTTACCTAATGACGCTGCAAATTTATATGTTGTTTTAAGTGCTAAAGGGATAAGAAGTTCTATAAGAGTAATAGCAAGAGCAGGAACTGAAGAGGCCGCAAGTAAATTGAGATTAGCTGGAGCAAGTATAGTTGTAAGCCCTTATATCGCAGCAGGAAGAGCAATGGCATCAATGGCTTTAAGACCTATTGCTATTGATTTTCTTGATCTACTTGCAGGAAGTGAATGTGAGATTGAAGAATTTGAATTAAGTAATGATATTAGTCTTTTTGAAACTGCAGAGAAAAGATCACTTTCTGAACTTGGAATAGGTAAAAAAAGCGGGGCAAAAATTTTGGCTATAAAAGAGAACGAAAAATTATTTACTAACCCTGGCGGTAATTTTATACTTCAGCCAGGTCAGGTATTAATAGCATTTGGTAGTAAAGAACAACTAAATATTTTGAACGGATTATTAGGTAATCTTGTCGTAGCAGTAGAGCTATTAAAATAAATAAATCGAGATTCAGAATTAATTGCTAAATTGATTTTGGTTGGAATAAATTAAATGAAAATATTTAAATTTCTATTCGTTATTCCTGTAATAACTTTAATTATTATTTTTCAAACCTCTTTGCAAAACAGATATCTAATGGCTTCTGATATTAGAAATGGAGAAACAATTTTTAGAAATGTTTGTGCAGGCTGCCATGTAAGAGGTGGATCAGTAGTTCTTAAAGGATCCAAATCATTAAAACTTTCCGACCTTGAAAAAAGAGGAATAGCAGATGTAAATTCAATAACAATTATTGCCAATGAAGGTATTGGTTTTATGAGGGGTTATAAAAATAAATTGAAGGATGGAGAGGATAAGGTTCTTGCACAATGGATCATTCAAAATGCAGAAAAAGGTTGGGAGTAGATGAAAAGTTTGCTTCTTTAATATGTTTGTGTGAGGAAAATTAAAGAAGCATTTTTATATTAAATAAACAGGTTTAAGGACAAATTAAAAAGCAAATAAGATCAAATAAAAAATAAGCATTGAATGTAAAGTAAATATGAAATAATTACATCAAATAAATTTGATTATATAAAATTAATTTGTTGGGTTTTTAAATGACTATTAAAGATCATAAAAGTTTGCAAGACTCAAAAATTCTTCTTGTAGAGGATGATAAGAGTATTAGGCTGACAGTATGTGAATCATTGAAAGGCGAAGGTTTTCAAGTGTTAACTTTTAAGGATGGTTTAAGTGCCTCAAAATTTATTGACGATAATACTAGAAATGATATAGACCTTATAATTCTTGACGTGATGTTGCCAGGGCTTAATGGATTAGAGTTATGCAGAAAAATAAGAAATGAAGAAAATTATACACCTATATTAATTTTGAGTGCTAAAGATAATGAATCAGACCGGGTTCTTGGATTAGAGGTTGGTGCTGATGATTATTTAACAAAACCTTTTGGTTTAAATGAATTAATTGCCAGATCAAGAGCA from Prochlorococcus marinus XMU1402 includes the following:
- a CDS encoding Notch domain-containing protein — translated: MSNKFYEWWKNHRKVLTYGAFIILFGFYLFPVVKEAKYKNQCIKYSTKGALTKFNKDDIRETLLKEAGLNIDELAKIEGYKNCIN
- a CDS encoding DUF1651 domain-containing protein, producing the protein MTSGVANVRTYFYRGSLIDPPTGWLFNKKSGLLIFFESYKKSLSNNLKVYTHLFYANELGEPAQIKNSRLHSIECACETWNELISGGWQIVTNKFQ
- a CDS encoding chlorophyll a/b-binding protein — encoded protein: MDALTSFIVVIIAITIQFSLYTIKRLQEPLEPNYLIDKKSKKITNYMGKFWKNAEITNGRLAMIGFLALIINYGFFGWIIPGFI
- a CDS encoding TIGR02450 family Trp-rich protein — protein: MKWPPTLCWTSPKTINGNRHFQVKAYGGKNEDRWVDIFPTKNKKDIKRISWAKLKSEWTTGWLRLPKDKD
- a CDS encoding SDR family oxidoreductase; its protein translation is MSTYLITGSNRGIGLELCRQIHKRGDNVIATCRKASKELRDLGVRIEENIEISSNESITNLCKKLSGVNLDCLIHNAGIYEFNSFENLDKKSILRQFEVNALSPICMTQSLKHLLKRSSKVAFITSRMGSIEDNSSGSSYGYRMSKVALSMAAKSLSIDLSREDIYVAILHPGLVCTRMTGFTRNGISPEESANGLLKRVDSLNKNNSGTFWHANGEVLPW
- a CDS encoding molecular chaperone DnaJ, translating into MNTQELKVNYKKLLNKAAKANGRKETVSYLNRAAKIKSKLYSTSKVNCFRCKGAGFLRISLDETKTCLSCYGKGFLVQEIQQL
- a CDS encoding DUF3303 domain-containing protein, producing MQRYLISYEFTDGEDQEEGAEMLINWYESGGPQNRPENYEVHSWIFMVQNGIGHSVVSADSLETIWKQWHPWRRLMDISIQPCMDLDETVGLFKKQKMNTRIV
- a CDS encoding DUP family protein, encoding MINKKDLRDPIDNLEYEKVLEEEIINSYESKFQKDTEGNSKKIKFYRLKRTPLEVLNRLFFFFFIGSFLFSLFLAYSESKLWFVFYVISALSCVSYTPNRKALKELIAAWPNIEDLIKGRSLWKKGK
- a CDS encoding DUF1499 domain-containing protein, giving the protein MVSSIQGLAPITNPLNSVLIEKKLINVDQKFIQLVSLAEGLPRTEVIESGRNYWRGVCRSLIFRFPDDLEILKLDVRSYVDRSKGIIQIRSAARLGQSDLGVNLRRVEYLFNQLEKF
- a CDS encoding potassium channel family protein: MKLRLFEFYFIKDYLRPWFGLIYSLFFLFFLGAIGYRITEGWEWSDCLWMVLITITTIGFGEVQPLSPEGRIVTVLIIVGGLIFIQFTFQKAVRLFESGYFQRVNELRFKRILRKMENHVILCGYGRVGQEISNQIKTQNIPIIVVESDEDRKKIAEENGLEVLCADATLDETLKLAGLEKCKSLVVTLPNDAANLYVVLSAKGIRSSIRVIARAGTEEAASKLRLAGASIVVSPYIAAGRAMASMALRPIAIDFLDLLAGSECEIEEFELSNDISLFETAEKRSLSELGIGKKSGAKILAIKENEKLFTNPGGNFILQPGQVLIAFGSKEQLNILNGLLGNLVVAVELLK
- a CDS encoding c-type cytochrome, producing MKIFKFLFVIPVITLIIIFQTSLQNRYLMASDIRNGETIFRNVCAGCHVRGGSVVLKGSKSLKLSDLEKRGIADVNSITIIANEGIGFMRGYKNKLKDGEDKVLAQWIIQNAEKGWE
- a CDS encoding response regulator transcription factor; the encoded protein is MTIKDHKSLQDSKILLVEDDKSIRLTVCESLKGEGFQVLTFKDGLSASKFIDDNTRNDIDLIILDVMLPGLNGLELCRKIRNEENYTPILILSAKDNESDRVLGLEVGADDYLTKPFGLNELIARSRALIRRSKRNKKYIDKRQTIIEFNHIKMFLEECRVTSFDREITLSPKEFKLLELFMKSPKRVWSRDLILEKIWEIDFIGDTKTVDVHVRWLREKLEEDPSAPKLLKTVRGFGYKFG